From the genome of Psychroserpens ponticola, one region includes:
- a CDS encoding S9 family peptidase: MRAILNQRLFKIIFGLLICSQLSFGQTQKPLTLEDYAQWNQIRNTALSPDGNYMTYAYTPNEGDATLHIRKLDADTLRTVINGKKVAFSEDSKWLAFFVDPTKEAIKKLKKAKDPVLSDLQIVNLQSNVVSEVTSVKDFSFSKTAKFIAIHKNSKDKKADHKGSDLLLKDLVGDKTLNIGNVSNFAFNKEGTFLSYLVDADGDNGNGMYLIDLSNMRTWPLHTGAFTYNQMSWNKEKKQIAVLFGTKDEGNIEFNNTIYWASNLTPGMTTVGNQATYASEKDAKFPKNMVISEYASLNFNEAGTQLVFGVKEQQTELKEDDELKANVDVWHWKDERLQSRQIVQAKRDQKATFKSILNLENKTFFQLENDNMTYVNTSEKNIWAVGSVDTLYRKNVNIPGGFEDLYSINTKTGAKQLIAKNVYRNMGMSPNGDWTLFSKDGEVMGYHFEKGSLTNLTAKTGINFSDEDNDKPVEKPTYGVAGWSKDGNTLLLNHKYDLWTIALNSDMTANLTQGLGNEGSIRFRLVQLDPEAEAFDLTKPLLLSAYGDKTKKGGYYEVEVGNTPKVLRYEDKMTSRVTKAKHADKVIFTEQTFVDFPDYWTSDLSFEKPKKITNANPQQSNYKWGKRVLIDYTDERGHELQATLALPADYEPGKTYPMVVYFYERMSQRHHVYSMPTYDDRPHMSTYASNGYLVLMPDIIFDVGLPGSSALDDVTSAVKEVIKQGYANPNKIGLQGHSWGGYETSFIVTQTDMFATVVTGAPLTNLISMYNVNYKRSGSSNGPLLEWSQGRMGVSPWENMELYQSQSPLHHAPNIKTPFLILHGTADGAVDWNQGLEFYSAARRLGKEVILLSYPDEPHHLQKEDNQKDFQIRMKQYFDHYLKDAPAPLWMTNGIEHLDKKRLGPEVLEKED; encoded by the coding sequence ATGAGAGCCATCCTAAACCAACGACTTTTCAAAATAATTTTCGGACTACTAATCTGTAGCCAATTAAGTTTCGGTCAAACACAAAAACCTCTTACACTAGAGGATTACGCACAATGGAATCAAATAAGAAATACAGCGCTTTCACCAGATGGAAACTATATGACTTATGCCTATACACCAAATGAAGGCGATGCTACACTGCACATTCGTAAACTTGATGCAGATACATTACGAACTGTCATTAACGGAAAAAAAGTAGCCTTTTCAGAGGATAGTAAATGGTTGGCATTTTTTGTTGATCCAACTAAAGAAGCTATAAAAAAACTTAAAAAAGCCAAGGATCCAGTATTAAGTGATTTGCAAATTGTAAATCTTCAATCTAATGTAGTGTCTGAAGTTACAAGCGTTAAGGACTTTAGCTTCTCAAAAACAGCCAAGTTCATCGCCATTCATAAAAATTCAAAGGATAAAAAAGCAGATCATAAAGGAAGTGATTTACTGCTTAAAGATTTAGTAGGCGATAAGACGCTTAATATTGGTAACGTTTCAAATTTCGCCTTTAATAAAGAAGGAACATTCTTGTCTTATCTAGTGGATGCAGATGGAGACAACGGAAATGGAATGTACTTAATAGATTTGAGTAACATGCGTACATGGCCTTTACATACAGGTGCGTTTACCTATAATCAAATGTCATGGAATAAAGAAAAAAAACAAATAGCAGTCCTATTCGGAACAAAGGATGAAGGAAATATTGAATTTAACAACACAATCTATTGGGCTTCAAACCTTACTCCTGGTATGACAACTGTAGGTAATCAAGCAACGTATGCATCAGAAAAAGATGCTAAGTTTCCTAAAAATATGGTTATCAGTGAGTACGCTAGTCTTAATTTTAATGAAGCTGGTACTCAACTAGTCTTTGGTGTAAAAGAACAACAAACCGAATTAAAAGAAGACGATGAACTTAAAGCCAATGTAGATGTTTGGCATTGGAAAGATGAACGCCTTCAATCACGTCAAATCGTACAAGCTAAAAGAGATCAAAAAGCAACATTTAAATCTATTTTAAACCTAGAAAACAAAACGTTTTTCCAATTAGAAAATGACAATATGACTTACGTTAACACTAGCGAAAAGAATATCTGGGCTGTTGGAAGTGTAGACACACTATATCGCAAAAACGTAAACATTCCTGGCGGATTTGAAGATTTATACAGCATCAATACCAAAACAGGAGCAAAGCAGCTTATCGCTAAAAATGTATATAGAAATATGGGCATGTCGCCTAATGGTGATTGGACTTTATTCTCTAAAGATGGTGAGGTAATGGGATATCATTTCGAAAAAGGAAGCTTAACCAATCTAACGGCTAAAACAGGAATTAACTTTAGTGATGAAGATAATGATAAACCTGTTGAAAAACCAACCTATGGTGTGGCTGGATGGTCTAAAGATGGCAATACACTACTTTTGAATCATAAATATGATTTATGGACGATTGCTCTTAATTCAGACATGACAGCTAATCTTACACAAGGTTTAGGTAATGAAGGAAGCATCCGTTTCAGATTGGTGCAACTTGATCCTGAGGCAGAAGCATTTGACCTAACTAAGCCTTTATTACTTTCTGCTTATGGAGATAAGACTAAAAAAGGAGGTTATTATGAAGTAGAAGTAGGCAATACTCCAAAGGTGTTGCGTTATGAAGATAAAATGACTAGCAGAGTTACTAAGGCTAAACATGCAGATAAAGTTATTTTTACAGAACAGACTTTTGTAGACTTCCCAGATTATTGGACTTCTGATCTGTCATTCGAAAAGCCTAAAAAAATAACGAATGCTAATCCACAGCAGTCCAATTACAAATGGGGAAAAAGAGTATTGATAGATTATACAGATGAACGTGGACATGAATTACAAGCAACCTTAGCCTTACCTGCAGATTATGAGCCTGGAAAAACCTATCCAATGGTCGTGTATTTTTATGAAAGAATGTCTCAAAGACATCACGTGTATTCCATGCCAACGTATGATGACAGACCACACATGTCAACCTACGCAAGTAATGGGTATTTGGTATTAATGCCAGATATCATATTTGATGTGGGTTTACCAGGTTCTTCAGCTTTAGATGATGTGACAAGCGCAGTAAAAGAAGTCATCAAACAAGGTTATGCAAATCCTAATAAAATTGGTTTACAAGGTCATAGTTGGGGAGGTTACGAAACGTCTTTTATCGTCACTCAAACCGATATGTTTGCCACTGTAGTAACAGGTGCACCATTAACCAATTTAATCAGTATGTACAATGTGAATTACAAACGTTCTGGGAGTTCAAATGGACCACTTTTAGAATGGTCACAAGGTAGAATGGGAGTAAGCCCTTGGGAAAACATGGAGCTTTACCAAAGTCAATCACCTTTGCATCATGCGCCCAACATCAAAACGCCGTTTCTTATTCTGCATGGTACAGCTGATGGAGCAGTAGATTGGAATCAAGGCTTAGAGTTTTATTCAGCGGCTAGACGATTAGGTAAAGAAGTCATCCTATTATCATATCCAGATGAACCACATCATTTACAAAAAGAAGACAATCAAAAGGATTTCCAAATCCGTATGAAACAGTATTTTGATCACTACCTCAAAGATGCACCTGCACCACTTTGGATGACAAATGGTATTGAGCATTTAGATAAAAAGCGTTTAGGACCAGAGGTGTTGGAGAAGGAGGATTAA
- a CDS encoding LytR/AlgR family response regulator transcription factor yields MALFKGVHASHKPNPTIHKIFSNKQYTIHIFTFMAEIKAVLIDDEPSAISVLANLLKRTSSNINIVATCNNLEDGVEQIKKLQPNAVFLDVQMPNYAGYEIVEFFDIINFDFFFYQEKQN; encoded by the coding sequence TTGGCTTTATTTAAAGGTGTTCATGCATCTCACAAACCCAATCCTACCATTCATAAAATCTTTTCTAATAAACAATATACAATTCATATCTTTACGTTTATGGCTGAAATTAAAGCGGTATTAATAGATGATGAACCAAGTGCGATAAGTGTTTTAGCCAATCTGTTAAAGAGAACATCTTCAAATATCAATATTGTTGCTACTTGTAATAATTTAGAAGATGGTGTAGAGCAAATAAAGAAATTACAACCTAATGCTGTTTTTCTAGATGTACAAATGCCAAATTATGCTGGTTACGAAATTGTAGAATTCTTTGATATCATCAATTTCGATTTCTTTTTTTATCAAGAAAAACAGAATTAA
- a CDS encoding YqaA family protein, translated as MKPTTRTRDLSSKSRFQALHQYNIQTGFYDFIWNALKTAFPYIVICIVALVTINQFFNINTLLVRLTEVLPVYGVLSFFFMSETILGLVPPEMFIAWSGKMATPWVFLSILALLSYAGGLMSYWLGQLSTKLPSIHRYLENKMEKQLENSKKWGGFLIVVGALLPVPFAVSCMTAGLIKYPFKSVAYYGSLRVLRIFGYGIVIFNVL; from the coding sequence ATGAAACCTACTACTCGTACACGTGATCTTTCAAGTAAATCCCGATTTCAAGCGTTACACCAATATAATATACAAACTGGTTTTTATGACTTCATTTGGAATGCTTTAAAAACAGCGTTTCCATATATTGTTATATGTATTGTGGCTTTAGTAACGATTAATCAATTTTTTAATATCAATACACTTTTAGTGCGTCTTACTGAAGTCTTACCAGTTTATGGTGTATTGAGTTTCTTTTTCATGTCTGAAACCATTCTTGGTCTCGTTCCTCCCGAAATGTTTATAGCCTGGTCTGGGAAAATGGCGACACCTTGGGTGTTTCTTAGTATTTTGGCACTATTGTCGTATGCTGGTGGTTTAATGTCATATTGGTTAGGGCAACTATCTACAAAGCTTCCATCAATACATCGTTATTTAGAGAACAAAATGGAAAAACAACTTGAAAATTCTAAAAAATGGGGTGGATTTCTAATTGTTGTTGGCGCTTTATTACCTGTGCCCTTTGCTGTGTCTTGCATGACAGCTGGCTTAATAAAATATCCTTTTAAAAGTGTGGCTTATTATGGTTCATTAAGAGTCTTACGCATCTTTGGCTATGGCATCGTTATTTTTAATGTCCTTTAG
- a CDS encoding DUF6090 family protein — translation MVTKKSFGKYLLYGIGEIILVVIGILIAVSINNYNEKKASKNQLESYLQVYKQDLEVDTLVVGQVLKYLDERKAHFQLFLGDSVSAKTYQENPEGYGIILSYFPFKLQQKGMGLLEKYVNDTEIEQDTLISNILATHRFHENLIKETVDRVSDDIDNNLTYFKEEQPWIGDLLTGKIDHPDMMPYLLSQNYKARLAVHSTFVYGNLEPQLKAIQSFNKKTISELNERLKQE, via the coding sequence TTGGTCACCAAAAAAAGTTTTGGAAAGTATCTATTATATGGAATCGGAGAAATTATTCTTGTCGTTATTGGTATTTTGATTGCTGTGAGTATTAATAATTACAACGAAAAAAAAGCGTCTAAAAACCAACTAGAATCTTATTTACAAGTCTATAAACAAGATTTAGAAGTAGACACATTGGTTGTTGGTCAAGTTTTAAAATATTTAGATGAAAGAAAGGCGCACTTTCAACTTTTTTTAGGGGATAGTGTTTCGGCAAAAACGTATCAAGAAAATCCTGAAGGCTACGGAATTATATTATCTTATTTTCCATTTAAACTTCAGCAAAAGGGCATGGGTCTACTAGAAAAATATGTCAATGATACTGAAATTGAGCAAGACACTTTAATTTCAAATATATTAGCTACTCATAGATTTCATGAAAATTTAATCAAAGAAACCGTTGACCGTGTTAGTGATGATATCGATAATAATTTGACGTATTTTAAAGAAGAACAGCCATGGATTGGCGATTTACTTACAGGAAAAATTGACCATCCAGATATGATGCCATATTTACTAAGTCAAAACTATAAAGCACGATTAGCAGTACATTCTACCTTTGTATATGGCAATTTAGAACCGCAATTAAAAGCTATTCAGTCATTTAACAAGAAAACTATAAGTGAATTAAATGAACGTTTAAAACAGGAGTAG
- a CDS encoding OmpA/MotB family protein: MKRISVIALSALFLTACVSKKKYVALETENGEIKSELTKTKVEKEELEGKFVAIQARVDSYNSKINSLTEDNNAKLVNVDGVMVSENQKAALKESLKKVPPAYLATAKTLKDSMNLAIQFNLKESMGNIEEDDDISIKIEETVVMISISDKMLFKSGSYKISDKANVILQKIANVVNSEESLDIMVEGHTDDKAMKNTASVKDNWDLSVLRATSVVRKLQSEHNVAPEKLIAAGRSFYQPLVNNDTKENRATNRRTRIVILPNIDKFFAMMASKE; encoded by the coding sequence ATGAAAAGAATTTCAGTAATTGCATTATCAGCTTTGTTTTTAACAGCTTGTGTATCAAAGAAAAAGTATGTTGCTCTTGAAACCGAAAACGGTGAGATTAAAAGCGAACTCACTAAAACAAAAGTTGAAAAAGAAGAACTTGAAGGCAAATTTGTAGCCATTCAAGCTCGTGTAGATAGTTATAATTCTAAAATTAATTCACTTACCGAAGACAACAATGCTAAACTTGTAAATGTTGATGGAGTTATGGTTTCAGAAAACCAAAAGGCAGCCTTAAAAGAATCTCTTAAAAAGGTACCTCCTGCTTACCTTGCTACAGCAAAAACGTTGAAAGATTCAATGAATCTTGCGATTCAATTCAACCTAAAAGAGTCCATGGGAAACATTGAAGAAGACGATGATATTTCTATTAAAATAGAAGAAACTGTAGTGATGATCTCTATTTCAGATAAGATGTTATTCAAATCTGGTAGTTATAAAATAAGTGATAAGGCAAATGTAATCCTACAAAAAATTGCAAATGTTGTAAATTCTGAAGAAAGCTTAGATATTATGGTCGAAGGTCATACTGATGATAAAGCAATGAAAAATACAGCTTCAGTAAAAGACAATTGGGATTTAAGTGTATTGCGTGCAACTTCTGTAGTTAGAAAATTGCAAAGTGAGCACAATGTAGCTCCAGAAAAACTTATTGCAGCTGGACGAAGTTTTTACCAACCTTTAGTTAACAATGATACAAAAGAAAATAGAGCAACAAACCGAAGAACACGAATTGTTATTTTACCAAATATTGACAAATTCTTTGCGATGATGGCTTCAAAAGAATAA
- a CDS encoding T9SS type A sorting domain-containing protein produces the protein MKKITLLFFIVFTSIISLANAQQSVAREWNEVLLDAVRSDFARPTVHARNLFHSSVLMYDAWAIFDSQAETVFLGKTFNGYNCVFNGISTPSDTDAATHEVISYAMLRLLKHRFANSPGNAEITIEIDDLFSSYGYNDAITSEDYSTGSYAALGNYLAAQMIAFGLDDNSFEQFGYPNSYYTPENDPLILELYQDNTGINPNKWQPLAFDMFVDQSGHIFPSETPAFLSPEWGTVKPFCLVPEDLDVLNDGFDCYVYNDPGPPAYIQNSNEDGIDDPYKWNFALVASWSSHLDPTDPTMIDISPGAIGNFDLVNFPETFEEYKTFYDFTNGGDASTGHALNPSTGLAYAPNMVKRSDYARVLAEFWADGPDSETPPGHWFTLMNYVSDHPDVVKKIGGVGSTLDDLEWDVKCYLALGGAMHDSAVNIWGIKGYYDYIRPISAIRYMAGKGQSSDAMLPNYDPHGMPLIPGLIEQVQSGEELAGAGDENVGKIKIFAWRGPDFINDPETDVAGVDWILGEHWWPYQRGTFVTPPFAGYLSGHSAFSRAASEVLTRLTGDPFFPGGMGTFDLVQNDFLVFEVGPTENMTLQWATYRDASDQTSLSRIWGGIHPPIDDIRGRIIGDKIGNDAFDFALGFFEGTLSNSTVAIEDAISLYPIPFKDELVISNLGNKPLRVELYSLDGKRVYLSDVFQNSTQLQLSSLVSGLYFAKFIDSNNSTVFVKKVVKN, from the coding sequence ATGAAAAAAATTACATTATTATTTTTTATCGTATTCACCTCTATAATTTCTTTAGCAAATGCACAGCAATCTGTTGCGCGTGAGTGGAATGAAGTATTATTAGATGCCGTTCGTTCAGACTTTGCTAGACCTACTGTACATGCAAGAAATTTATTTCACAGCTCTGTGTTAATGTATGATGCTTGGGCTATTTTTGATTCTCAAGCAGAAACAGTATTCTTAGGAAAAACCTTTAATGGCTACAATTGTGTATTTAACGGAATTTCAACACCTTCAGATACAGATGCAGCAACACATGAAGTGATTAGTTATGCGATGTTACGACTTCTTAAACATAGATTTGCTAATTCTCCTGGTAATGCTGAAATCACCATAGAGATTGATGATTTATTTTCAAGTTATGGTTATAATGACGCTATAACTTCTGAAGATTATAGTACAGGGTCCTATGCTGCTTTAGGGAATTATTTAGCAGCCCAAATGATTGCTTTTGGATTGGATGATAATTCTTTTGAACAGTTTGGATATCCTAATTCATATTATACACCAGAGAATGATCCTCTCATTTTAGAATTGTATCAAGATAATACAGGAATTAATCCAAATAAATGGCAACCATTAGCATTTGATATGTTTGTAGATCAAAGTGGTCATATTTTTCCTAGTGAAACACCAGCTTTTTTAAGTCCAGAATGGGGAACTGTAAAACCGTTTTGTTTAGTTCCTGAAGATTTAGATGTTTTAAATGATGGTTTTGATTGTTATGTTTATAATGATCCAGGACCTCCTGCTTATATTCAAAATTCTAATGAAGATGGAATTGATGATCCTTATAAGTGGAATTTTGCTTTAGTAGCTTCTTGGTCGTCACATTTAGATCCAACAGATCCAACAATGATAGATATTTCTCCTGGAGCTATTGGGAATTTTGATTTAGTTAATTTTCCAGAAACTTTTGAAGAATATAAAACATTTTATGATTTCACTAATGGAGGTGATGCTAGTACAGGTCATGCATTAAATCCATCAACAGGTTTAGCCTATGCGCCAAATATGGTGAAGCGTTCAGATTATGCTAGAGTTCTAGCTGAGTTTTGGGCAGATGGACCAGATTCTGAAACACCTCCAGGACACTGGTTTACTTTAATGAATTACGTGAGTGATCATCCAGATGTCGTTAAAAAAATTGGTGGAGTTGGTTCTACACTAGATGATTTAGAATGGGATGTAAAGTGTTATTTGGCACTTGGTGGAGCTATGCATGATTCTGCAGTGAATATATGGGGAATTAAAGGTTACTACGATTATATTCGTCCGATTTCTGCCATAAGATATATGGCTGGAAAAGGTCAAAGTAGCGATGCAATGTTACCAAATTATGATCCTCATGGTATGCCATTAATTCCAGGATTAATAGAGCAAGTGCAATCAGGTGAAGAATTAGCTGGAGCTGGAGATGAAAATGTTGGAAAAATCAAAATATTTGCTTGGAGAGGTCCAGACTTTATTAATGATCCAGAAACTGATGTTGCTGGTGTAGATTGGATTTTAGGTGAACATTGGTGGCCTTACCAAAGAGGAACATTTGTTACGCCACCTTTTGCAGGCTACTTATCAGGTCATTCTGCATTTTCAAGAGCGGCTTCTGAAGTGTTGACACGTTTAACTGGAGATCCATTTTTTCCAGGAGGAATGGGGACTTTCGATTTAGTACAAAATGACTTTTTAGTGTTTGAAGTTGGTCCTACTGAAAACATGACATTACAATGGGCTACGTATCGTGATGCTTCAGATCAAACTAGTTTATCAAGAATTTGGGGTGGAATTCATCCTCCTATCGATGATATTAGAGGTCGAATTATTGGAGATAAAATAGGTAATGATGCGTTTGATTTTGCTTTAGGTTTTTTCGAAGGAACATTAAGCAATTCTACAGTTGCTATAGAAGATGCAATTAGCCTCTATCCTATTCCATTTAAGGATGAGCTTGTAATTTCAAATCTTGGTAACAAGCCTTTGCGTGTAGAACTCTATAGTCTTGACGGTAAGCGAGTGTATCTATCTGATGTTTTTCAAAATAGTACTCAATTACAACTATCATCTTTGGTTTCAGGTTTGTATTTTGCTAAATTCATTGATAGTAATAACTCAACTGTATTCGTTAAAAAAGTTGTTAAAAACTAG
- a CDS encoding DUF3817 domain-containing protein yields MFSLFNSFKTIALLEGISYLVLFGNMLFIKPYFLDIYQVLLFPIGMAHGLLFMAYIVLAVLLAAKLKWNGKTLLIVLVASIIPFGTFYVDKTYLKKTK; encoded by the coding sequence ATGTTTTCGTTATTTAATAGTTTTAAAACAATAGCCCTTTTAGAAGGTATCTCTTATCTCGTTTTGTTTGGGAACATGCTTTTTATTAAGCCTTATTTTTTAGATATTTATCAAGTTTTGTTGTTTCCAATAGGAATGGCTCACGGTTTGCTATTTATGGCTTATATCGTATTAGCAGTTTTGCTCGCAGCTAAACTAAAGTGGAATGGTAAAACTTTATTAATCGTACTTGTAGCATCAATTATCCCGTTTGGAACATTCTATGTGGATAAAACTTACTTGAAAAAAACGAAATAA
- a CDS encoding mechanosensitive ion channel family protein, with protein sequence MESIRHFFYDYFMSFGLAEVSAKYLNMISLLIILAILLFIADRITRKIIITFSNRFSERTKTNFDDLLVNNRAPRRIAHLVPLILTIKLFPIVFHDFPQFETYIIMLIKVYGIILTIWIIRSILKTFESYFKTLPKLKDKPIDSYIQVAMLFIWIIGVASMLAIIIDLSFIKFFTTLGAASAVLLLIFKDTILGFVASIQVAINDSVRIGDWITMEKYGADGEVIEINLSTVQVQNFDMTITNIPTFALISDSYKNWRGMQSSGGRRIKRSIILKAKSIKYLKADDILKLKDIQLITKYLDAREKDISDYNTEKEIDKSALINGRNLTNVGVFRKYMQTYVENHSGINKDMTIMVRQLEPTPYGLPLEIYCFSSDKRWENYEYIMADIFDHALAAVSYFDLEVFEYPTKFMDTQ encoded by the coding sequence ATGGAATCTATTCGTCATTTTTTTTATGATTATTTTATGTCGTTTGGTCTTGCAGAAGTTTCGGCAAAGTACCTAAACATGATAAGTTTACTAATTATATTAGCGATTCTACTTTTTATTGCTGATAGAATTACTAGAAAGATTATTATAACGTTTTCTAACCGTTTTTCTGAAAGAACAAAAACAAACTTTGATGATTTATTAGTCAATAATCGTGCACCAAGACGCATTGCACATTTAGTTCCTTTAATACTTACTATTAAACTATTTCCAATAGTATTTCATGATTTTCCTCAATTTGAGACATATATTATTATGCTCATAAAAGTCTATGGAATTATATTGACCATTTGGATTATTAGAAGTATTCTTAAAACATTTGAATCCTACTTCAAAACTTTACCAAAATTAAAAGATAAACCAATAGATAGCTACATACAAGTTGCTATGCTTTTTATTTGGATTATTGGTGTTGCATCAATGCTAGCCATTATTATTGATTTATCATTTATTAAATTTTTCACAACACTTGGAGCAGCTTCTGCTGTATTACTGTTGATATTTAAAGATACCATTCTTGGTTTTGTGGCAAGCATTCAAGTGGCTATAAATGATAGTGTTCGAATTGGCGATTGGATTACAATGGAAAAATATGGTGCTGATGGCGAAGTGATTGAAATTAATTTATCTACAGTTCAGGTTCAGAATTTTGATATGACCATTACCAATATCCCAACGTTTGCGTTAATTTCAGATTCTTATAAAAACTGGAGAGGCATGCAATCTTCAGGAGGTAGACGAATTAAGCGCTCCATTATTCTGAAGGCGAAAAGCATTAAATATTTAAAAGCGGATGATATTTTAAAACTGAAAGACATTCAGCTAATAACAAAATATTTAGACGCTCGAGAAAAAGATATTTCTGACTATAATACTGAAAAAGAAATTGATAAATCGGCCTTAATTAATGGTCGTAATCTTACTAATGTTGGAGTCTTTAGAAAGTACATGCAAACCTATGTAGAAAATCATTCGGGAATTAATAAAGACATGACAATTATGGTTCGACAGCTAGAACCTACACCATATGGTTTGCCTTTAGAGATTTATTGTTTTAGCAGTGATAAACGTTGGGAAAACTATGAATATATTATGGCAGATATTTTTGATCATGCCTTAGCAGCAGTCTCATATTTTGATTTAGAAGTATTTGAGTATCCAACTAAATTTATGGATACTCAATAA
- a CDS encoding acyl-CoA thioesterase gives MRFHTRKWVKPEDLNPNQTLFGGQLLAWIDEEAALYTIIQLENSKIVTKYISEINFMSSAKQGDIIEIGIEVIKFGKSSLTLKSEVRNKMTRETILTVDNIIMVNLGEDGKPKPHGKTEIEFVKDRLEE, from the coding sequence ATGAGATTCCACACACGTAAATGGGTTAAACCCGAAGATTTAAATCCAAATCAAACTTTATTTGGAGGACAGCTTTTAGCATGGATTGATGAAGAAGCAGCACTATATACGATTATTCAATTAGAGAATTCAAAAATTGTTACGAAGTATATTTCAGAAATTAACTTCATGTCATCAGCAAAGCAAGGTGATATTATTGAAATAGGTATTGAAGTTATAAAATTTGGTAAATCATCATTAACTCTAAAATCTGAAGTACGAAATAAAATGACAAGAGAAACCATCTTAACAGTCGATAATATCATCATGGTAAATCTTGGTGAGGATGGAAAACCAAAACCTCATGGAAAAACAGAGATAGAATTTGTAAAAGATAGATTAGAGGAATAG
- a CDS encoding glyoxalase, with product MNDRSTNLKSIRPIIATALVNDNMSSDECFQNATIRPIVKMQNHLLVLVFRNYITKRKNVFYDLSLQKQLAYIENAIHKDMKFRNSIKGMIIGQFTVEEYELYIQNSSALNKRMMSIVKERLVRNIQVFAEPLAKAI from the coding sequence ATGAATGATCGATCTACGAATTTGAAATCCATCAGACCCATTATAGCAACAGCTCTAGTTAATGATAATATGTCTTCAGACGAATGCTTTCAGAATGCAACCATACGTCCAATAGTTAAAATGCAAAATCATTTACTCGTTTTAGTATTTAGAAATTATATTACGAAACGGAAAAATGTATTTTATGATTTATCCTTACAAAAACAATTGGCTTATATTGAGAATGCTATTCATAAAGATATGAAGTTTAGAAACTCAATAAAAGGAATGATTATCGGACAATTTACTGTGGAAGAATATGAACTTTATATTCAAAATTCTTCAGCATTAAATAAACGAATGATGAGTATCGTAAAAGAACGTTTGGTTCGTAATATACAAGTGTTTGCAGAGCCTTTAGCGAAAGCGATTTAG
- a CDS encoding DUF2461 domain-containing protein, whose protein sequence is MNETIPRETFTFFKTLEKNNNRDWFNDHKKEFKEIEAEVKQVYHQLFEKLSKHDQVDKFKMFRIYRDVRFSKNKLPYKTHFGGSFGRKKPELRGGYYLHIQPNNESFIATGFWEPNKDDLLRIRREFEQDAEDIRKIISQKAFKSVWGNIVGDELKTAPRDFDKEHPAIDLIRKKQYIFTKKYTDKEVLSSDFIDNVNDSFKAIRPFFDYMSDVLTTNLNGESII, encoded by the coding sequence ATGAACGAAACGATACCTAGAGAAACCTTTACTTTTTTTAAAACCTTAGAGAAGAATAACAATCGCGATTGGTTTAATGATCATAAAAAAGAATTCAAAGAGATTGAAGCTGAAGTAAAACAAGTGTATCATCAATTATTTGAAAAACTTAGTAAACATGACCAAGTAGATAAATTTAAAATGTTTCGGATTTATCGTGATGTGCGCTTTTCAAAAAACAAATTGCCTTACAAAACACATTTTGGTGGTTCTTTTGGACGAAAAAAACCAGAATTAAGAGGTGGTTATTATTTACATATACAACCTAATAACGAATCGTTTATTGCAACAGGTTTTTGGGAACCTAATAAAGATGACTTATTAAGAATTAGACGCGAATTTGAACAAGATGCTGAAGACATTAGAAAGATCATCAGTCAAAAAGCTTTTAAATCGGTTTGGGGAAACATTGTCGGTGATGAATTAAAAACTGCTCCTAGAGATTTTGATAAAGAACATCCAGCAATTGATCTAATACGAAAAAAGCAATACATTTTTACGAAAAAATATACAGATAAAGAGGTGCTTAGTAGTGATTTTATAGACAATGTTAATGATTCATTTAAAGCAATTCGTCCGTTTTTTGATTATATGAGTGATGTACTCACAACCAATCTTAATGGTGAATCGATTATTTAA
- a CDS encoding DUF1328 domain-containing protein, translated as MLRWTITFIIIAIIAGILGFGGIAGASAGIAKICFYIFIVLFILSLLKGIVKK; from the coding sequence ATGTTACGTTGGACAATCACATTTATAATTATAGCAATTATAGCTGGAATCTTAGGTTTCGGTGGAATTGCTGGAGCATCAGCAGGAATTGCTAAAATATGTTTCTATATTTTCATAGTCCTTTTTATATTATCCTTATTAAAAGGCATCGTAAAAAAATAG